The Syntrophorhabdaceae bacterium DNA window TCAAGCTTTGTCTCACCAGGACCTCTTGTGCCTATACGGCCTGTTATCCTTGAAAAGGCAGTGTTTATGCTTGCAAGTCTTGGTAATATATATCTCAATTGTGCAAGTTCAACCTGTATCTTTGCCTCATTTGTCTTTGCCCTCTGGGCAAATATATCAAGTATGAGTTGGTTGCGGTCAATAACATTCAATTCTGTTATGGATGATATATTGTTTATCTGGCCGGGGGTTAATCCTTCATCAAAGACAATGAGGTCTGCGCCAAGCTGCTGGCACTTCATTATCACCTCTTCCATCTTGCCTTTACCTATAAGATAGGTAGGATGTAGTTCCTTTGGCCTCTGGATCACCGTGTCAAGGACCGATATGCCTGCTGAATAGCAGAGATCTCTTAACTCTGCCAGATTATCTTCGGGAATCTTTTTTGAACCAGGAGAGACAACGCATATAAGGACTGCCTTCTCTTTCTGGTCATCCAGTTGATGGAGTCTACCCCTTTCCCTTACAAACTCATTTTCAAGCTCTGTGATAAATTCTATAAAGTCGAGATTTAGGCTATTTATATCTATAGGGCCTATAAAATCCCATGCCTTTTGTTTCTTATTGGCAGGTATGAGGTAAGCTATATGGATTGAACCAGGCACAGAGCCTTTTATGTCTGTTAAGCAGGCTATCAAATCCAATTGCAACAATGCCAAATCTGTTAGGTCCTCTTTTGTGAGAAGCTCATTATTTAAATGGGTATGAATAAACCTTAAACCCCTGAACCTCGCCCTGCCCACACGTTCTGTGGCAAGTTTTGGTATCTCTATCCTGTTTCTGTCGCCTATTACCACATATTCTATGATACCCCTGCGGTTTATAAGGATGCCTACCTGTCTTGATATCTCTAAGGCAATCATTGTTAAGGATAATGCAGCATCATAGGTGATAATACTGGATGGCTCTATTCTTTTATGATAAAGCTTTAGGAGTCTTCTTTTGATGAGGTGATTTAAGCCTGTTATATTGCCGTATAGTTCTATATTTTTACCCCTTGTTCAAAAGTCCTTTGAAAACATTATGCATATGACATATCCTTTTGTTTTTCCTTTAAATATGCCATACCGAGCTGACCGCATGCACCGTTTACATCTGGGCCCCTTGAATTTCTTATAATTACCGTCAAGCATTTATTGACCAGATATGAATGAAACTCATCTATTGTCTTTTTATCAGGGGTTTTAAAGGAAGAATAGGGCGATTCATTAAAAGGTATAAGGTTGATCTTGCAAGGTATTTTTTTCAATAGTTCATAAAGCATCTTAGCATCATCAAGGGAGTCATTGAAACCTTTTATGAGGACATATTCAAATGTAATGCGTTCCCTTGGGCTTGACTTGTAATGGCGCACAAAATCTAATATATCCTTTATGGGATATAAACGATTTATGGGCATAATCTCGGTCCTTTTCTGTTCACTGGCAGCATTTAGGGATATGGCAATGCCTGCCATGCCCGGCTTTATACTTCTTAATCCTCCGAGTATACCTACAGTAGATATGGTGATCCTTCTTCTGGAGAAGTCAAGGCCAAGGGGTTCTTTCATAATCTCTATAGCCTTTACCACATTATCAAAATTATCCATTGGTTCGCCCATACCCATAAAAACAATATTGGTTATCCTCTCAGAAGAGATGCCATTATCTTTGAGGGATTTGCTCAGGTATCTTTTTACACCCATTACCTGGCCTATTATTTCATGGGTCTCAAGATTTCTTATAAAACCAATCTTTCCTGTAACGCAGAAGCTACACGCCATCCTACATCCTATCTGGCTCGATATACAGAGGGTCAATCTCTTTTTTTCAGGTATGAGGACGCTCTCTACGATTTTATCGTCCACAGTTCTAAAAGAAAATTTAATAGAACCATCTGCAGATTCAAGACATTCAAATAATTGAAGGGAATCCATGCTAAACATGTCTTTAAATAAAACCCTTAAGTTTTTCGGTATATTATCCATCATGGAAAAATCAAATATACCTTTATTGTAAACCCAGCCGTATATCTGCCTTGCCCTATATCTTTCCTTGCCTGTGCCGCTTATGGCATCTTCCAATTCTTTCAAGGTCAGTCCGAAAAGATTAAGCATTTAATATCTTTCCTATTTTTTTATTATATTGGCATTTAAAATTTTTCAAAGTCACAATTCATTATAAACAAAATTCTCATAAAGCACAACCGAGGTCTTTACTGATTGATGATTAATTTCAGTTAAGCTTGACATAATTTTTACTGTTTGTTATATGATAAAAACATATTTTGGATATCAAAAGAGACCTAAAGTTCTATGTTTTGGGATAAATTTTGACCCTTGTTGTTTAAGTTATCTAAATTTTGAAAAAATAGAAAGAATTAAAATATTTTGAGCATGAAACTAAATACCTTTATAAAATTTCATAAGGGTATTATTAAAGCATACAAATAACAAAAGGAGAGATATGTCTACCCTTATAGAGGACACCATAGCCATAGAAAAAGAGGCGAATTCAATTTTGGAACATGCTCGTATGGAGGCAAAACAGATAGAAAAGGAATGTGAGAGTAAAATAGATATATATAGAAGAGAAAAGATGGCAGAGATGAACAAAATGATTGCCGAATTTGAAAAAAAGGCAGAGGAAGATTATAAAAAAAGCCTTTTTCAATATGAAGATGAGTTAAAAGAGACCATAAATAGAATAGAAAATATACCCGATGATATTTTAAACAGACAGATCGAGCTTATTCTTGCAAGATTACAAGGTGCTTAGAGCTATATCATGGCAATAGAGTCATTAAAAAAAATAACCATTATTACCACAAGACAGGCACATAGACGTCTTATTAAATCCATAAACAAACTGGGTGTTATGGAGGTGATGGACGTTCATGGCACCCTCCAAGATGATGTCCCCTTCAAACCTATGAAGATAAATACTGCAGAGGCAGACAACAATCTCAATAAAATAGATTTTATTCTTAACATGATGAATACCTTTGCACCTGAGAAAGATAGTTTTGTAAAGAGTCTAACCCCTGTTCCTATAGTGACAACTGAAAAAGAGATAGACCAGGTTCTCCAGAATTACAATCTTGATAAAAATTATAAATATGTAGTAGAACTCGACGAGATATATAGAAATTCCGAGAGGATTATATCTGAGGTGGAAGCTGAGCTTGAAGAGCTTAGACCTCTTTCTGACATACCTGTTGACCTGGAGAGTATATATTCCACCAAATGGATTACTATAAATATAGGCTATGTCCCTGCTAAAAATCTGGATCTTTTAAATGAAAAAGACGAACCTTGGGTCTGGGCAGTATGGGAACCACTCCCTAATGATAATGAAAAGGCTGTTTCAGGAAGGGATAAAGGGGATGCAAAGATTAAGATGGTTTTTGCATACCTAAAGAGGGACGCAGACGAGGTTAAAAGAGGTCTCGACGATATTGGATTTGAAGAGATACAATTACCTAAAAGAAGAGAAAAGGCGATAGAGCGTATATATGAGCTTGAGGCTGACTTGGAGCAATATAAGAAAAAGATTGATGATGTATCAGGAAAGGTGAGGGTTTTAGTTCAGGGAGAAGGGCCAATAGAGGGCAGAAGACCACTTCTTATCCTCAAGGCATACTGGACGAATATTAGAAATAGACAGATTGCTGCCATGAAAGGCATGGAAGGTAAATGGGTCTATATAATCAGTGGTTATATAAGGGAAAAGGATATAGATAGATTTAATTCCACAATAAAGAAGGAATTCCCTGAGTCTGTAGTGACCATAGATGACCCTGCATCTGACGAAGACGTGCCGGTAAGCATCTCTGTTCCATATATTATGAAACCTATACAGCTCCTTACAGAGATGTTTGGCCTACCTCCTTATAGGAGCTTTGACCCAACCCCCTTCATGCAGATCAACTTTTATGTCTTTTTCGGCATATGTTTTAGTGACGTATGCTACGGTATAATGCTTGCTATGCTGGGCGCATATCTCAATAGCAAGACAAGGGAATATACAGGTGTGAACAATCTTTCCCGTATCCTTCTCTATGGAGGCATAAGCAGTATTATTTTCGGTGCTATTACAGGCTCTTGGTTTGGAGACCTTTATAAACCCGAGTATTTAGGTGATGGAAATTTGCTTTTGCGCTTGCAACAGAGGTTTGTCCTTATTGACCCTATGGGTAAGACCATCATTGCTCTTATCATTGCCCTTGGATTAGGTGTCTTAAATCAGTTCTTTGGTATTACTTTAAAGATGTATGGTGCTTACAAAAAGAGGGATTTTATAGGTATCTTTTCTGATGGCATATGCTGGATTATCACACTAACAGGGCTCCTTCTTATGGCAGGCAAGGTGTTTGCAGATATCCCCTCTGCCATCTTGAATACAGGTATTGTTTTATTTATTTTGGGTGCATTAGGATTGATCTTCACTCAAGGCAGGGCAATAAAGAGCCTCCCAGGGAGGATAGCCGGCGGTATTGTAAGCCTTTATGGGATTGTGGGTAGTTATGGAATTACTGCATTTATAGGAGACACACTTTCCTATTGTCGTTTGCTTGCCCTTGGGTTGACTACATCTATTGTAGCTATGGCATTCAATCTCATGGCAGGGATGTTAAAGGATATACCTTATGTGGGAATGGTTCTTTTTGTAATAGTCCTTGCCATAGGCCATATATTTAATTTTTTGATAAGTGCTTTAGGGGCATTTGTCCATTCCATGAGACTCATCTTTGTAGAGTTTTTTGGTAGGTTCTATGAGGGAGGAGCAAGACAATTCCAGCCCCTTGGTTTTGATACGAACATGTGTATTATTAAGAAAACAGAATAGATTTCAAGGCCTTAATAAGATCTCCTGGAGGTCTTAAAATGAATTATGGAGGAGAAAGAGATGTTACCTGAATGGATTGAGCTGGGAAGAGGTCTATGTTATGGTGGCGCAGGGCTTGCCTTTGGCTTGGCAGGTGCAGGTTCTGCATGGGGTATATCCATTGCTGTTCATCAATGTGCAGGTGTTCTTCGGGAAAAACCAGAGCTTTTCGGCAGGATGCTTGTTATGATTGCCCTTCCTGGGACCCAGGGTTTCTACGGTTTTATTGCTGCCATATTGATTATGACGCAAACTGGGCTAATAGGTGGTTCGGCAATCAAGATTACACTCGGCACAGGCCTTGCTATGTTTTTTGTAGGTCTTGGCTGTGGCATTGCCCAGCTTATCTCGGCAATCAAACAGGGCGAGGCATCAGCAGCAGGCATCTCACTCATTGCAAGAAGGCCTGAGGCAGCAGGCAGGGCAATACTATTTCCTGCCTTTGTGGAGACATATGCAGTTGTAGGGCTTCTTGCAACGGTTCTTTTCATTATATTTCTTACCCAGCCCCTCGCACTGAAGTTTTTAGGGCAGTAAAAGTATGTGGTTGAGCCATGGGACTAGAACAGATTCGTGAAGTAGTTCTAAAAGAGGCAAAAAGGGACGCAGAAAGCATGGTAGAGACTGCCAATAAGCATGCCAAAGCCCTTTTTAATAAAAAAAAGCAGGAGATAGATGAGGAGTTTGAGAGGCTATATAGGGCAAAAACTGATGCTATAATCGAGGAGTTTAATCGTAAGCTCATTCAGTTTAAGGGGGCTGCCAATAAACATATTCTTGAGAAAAGGAATCATCTTATAGATGCCATATTTGAAAAGGCAAGGGAAAGGATACTCAATCTAAAAGAGGAAGAATATGGTTCTTTAATGGCATCTATATTAGAAAAAATTGTTCAGGACACAAAGGGGAGTATAAGGGTTCATAAGGATGATATGGAGATATTCAAAAAGGTTTTATTGAAGATAAACGAGAAGAGGACAGAGGAAACAAGTATTGTGCTTGATGGGACATCTTTACTTTCAGAGAGGGGTGGCTTTATTTTTGTGGCAGATGATTATGAGGTTGACCAGACCCTAAATCTTATACTTAAAGAAATAAAAAAGGATATGCTCCCTTTTATAGCTAAGGAATTATTTACCACAAAGGTGTAAATTGATACCGAGAATAAAAAACAGATCTAATTGGGGGTTTGTCTCAGGTAGGATAAGTGTCCTCGAGTCAGGATTTCTACCCAAAGAGTTTTTTTTAAATATGATAAACACTGAAAAGGTAGATAATGTCATAGCCCTCCTTCAGGAAACATTTGTGAAAGACTATATTACCCCTGGGGCTATGTGGCTTGGAGAGGACTTAGGGACAATCTTTGACAGGTGTTTCAATGATATGGCATTTTCCATAAGGGGAGATTGTCCTGTTTCATTACCTGTAGATATTTTTCTTATCAAGAATGATTACCTGAATCTGAAGGCAGCCATGACAGGGAAAAAGTCATTTGTATTCCCTCCATGTCTTTTTTCTATTGATATGCTTTCTTCTATTGCCGATGGTGATTATAGTGACCTGCCTCCTTCATTTAAGGAATCACCTGAGTGGTCAGGCACAGAGATATTCGATATCAGCCCGGGCAACCTGGATATAATGCTTGATGGTGCATACCTCAGGCACCTTCTTTTTTTCTCCAGACAAACAGAATCAGAATTAATAAAGAAATATATACACTACAGGGTTATATCCCACCTTATCATAATCCTTTGGAGGGCATTGAACCAGGGCATATCATTAAAGAGGTATCAGCAGTATCTCCCTCCTTTGGGTGATTTTACCCATTTAATAGATGAGCTTGCAGGGATTGGAGGCATAGAAAATTGGAGGTCTATAATAGGAGGGGAGGTAGGGGAATTATTGTTTGAGTGTTGTGAATATGAAGAGATAGATAACATATCTGTTTTTGATTATAGGGTAATGAATTATCTTTCAAGGCTTGCCCATGATGGGGCATATCAGACAGCAGGGCCTGAGAGGGTATTAGCATTTATCTTGGGATTTTCAATAGAGATCCAGAATCTCAAATTAATAGTCACCGGTAGGATAAACAGGGTAGACCCTAATTTTTTAAAGAATAGATTAAAGGATTGTTATGTTTAAGGCCTTAGCAGTAGGCGAGAAGCATCTCATTATGGGTTTTAGGGCTGTGGGTTTTGAGATAGTTGAGCTTGAGGATAGAGCAAAGCTTTTGCATACACTTATTAATATATCTTCAGACCCGGATGTAGGGCTTGTAATTTTAACGGAGAGCATGGCTGAGGGCAATGAGGAGGCAATAAATGAGTTCCGCAACAGAAGCAGTGCTGTAATAACCCTCATCCCAACCCATGAAGGCAGTAAACATACAAGTTTTTTTATGGTGGGCAGGGCTGTTGAGCGTTCCATAGGCATAGATGTCCTTGGGAAGGATTTAAAATAATACCATTGAGGATTGAGTATGAGTGAGGTCAAAGGAGAGGTTATAAAGGTTTCTGGTCCTCTTGTGGTGGCCAGAGGACTTAGGGGCGCAAGGATGTATGAGATGGTCAGGGTAGGCGAGGATAGGCTCTTCGGTGAGATCATCGAGATAAAAGGTGATAGTTATTCCATCCAGGTCTATGAGGAGACCGAAGGTATAGGCCCTGGCCAGCCTGTATGGAGAACAGGAGAGCCTTTGAGCGTAGAATTAGGACCAGGGCTTATACGTTCCATCTATGATGGAGTCCAGAGACCACTCGATAAGTTATCTTTTGATTTTGGGGAATATATTGTCCGTGGGGCTGAAAGGCCTGCCCTGGATAGATCAATAAAGTGGGATTTTAAGGCATTGGCTAAGGTAGGAGATAGGGTAGAACCGGGTGATATACTGGGTAGTGTCAGGGAGAGCAATCTTGTAATCCATAAGATCATGGTTCCCCCTGGTGTCTTTGGGGTGATAAAAAATATAAAATCCATAACAGGGAATGTGGATGAGGTCATAGCAGTCATAGAGGGTGAAGATGGAGAGCACCACGTGACCATGGTGCAGAGATGGCCTGTAAGACAACCCCGTCCTGTGAAGAGAAAGCTCGTCCCTATTGAGCCCATGTTGACAGGCCAGAGGGTCATAGATATGTTCTTCCCTATTACAAAAGGAGGCACTGCCTGTGTCCCAGGTCCTTTTGGTAGCGGTAAAACAGTGGTTCAGCATCAGCTTGCCAAATGGGCAGATGCCCAGATAGTTGTATATGTGGGTTGTGGTGAGCGCGGCAATGAGATGACCGATGTTTTGATGGAGTTTCCCCATCTAAAAGACCCTCAATCGGGTGAGCCTCTCATGGAAAGGACCGTGCTTGTGGCTAATACATCAAACATGCCTGTAGCAGCAAGGGAGGCGAGTGTTTTCACAGGAATAGCCATAGCAGAGTATTACAGGGATATGGGTTATTCTGTAGCCCTTATGGCAGATTCTACAAGCCGATGGGCAGAGGCAATGAGGGAGATTTCAGGGAGGCTTGAAGAAATGCCCGGTGAAGAGGGTTATCCTGCATATCTCGGTTCTCGAATAGCAGGATTTTATGAACGGGCAGGTAGTGTAATATGCCTTGGTTCTCAAGAGAGAAATGGTGCAATTACAGTAATAGGTGCTGTATCTCCGCCTGGTGGTGACCTCTCTGAGCCTGTTGTGCAGGCCACGCTGAGGGTTGTTAAGGTCTTTTGGGGATTGGACGATAAACTTGCCTTTTCACGACATTTTCCTGCTATAAACTGGCTCACATCCTACTCTCTATACCAGGATATGGCAGATGAGTATTTGGATAAAAGATTTGATTCTCAATGGTCAGTGAACAGAAAAAGGGCCATGGAGATACTGCAAAGAGAGGCAGAGCTTGAAGAGCTTGTAAGGCTTGTGGGCATAGATGCTCTACCGCATGATGATAGACTCCTGTTACAGGCAGCAAAGATGATAAGGGAGGATTTTCTCCATCAGAATGCCTTTGATGATATAGATACATGCACATCTATTGAAAAACAATTCAGATTATTAAAGCTCATACTCCATTATTACGAGAAGATTAAAAAGTCATTCAAAGATGGTGCATCCCTTGTTGCATTAACAAAAATGGATGTCCTGGACGACATTGCCAGGGCTAAACTTATTCCTGAAGACGACCTTGAGCAGTTTGATATCATTGAGAAGAAGATAGATAACTCTATTGTTTTGTTAACATGGTGAGGTAGAGATGATAGGTATTGCAAGGGAGTATAAAACAGTTACAGAGATAGTTGGACCACTTATGATCGTTGAAGGTGTAGAAGGGGTGACCTACGGTGAACTGGCGGATATAAGGCTTCAAAATGGTTCTATGCGTAGGGGCAGGGTCCTTGAGGTGAGCGGTGACAGGGCTGTGGTCCAGGTCTTTGAGGGAACAAGCGGTCTTTCTCCACAGGATGTAAAGGTAAAATTTCTTGCCAAAGGCATGGAACTTGCTGTATCCATGGAGATGCTGGGCAGGGTATTTGATGGTTTCGGAAGGCCTATAGATGATGGGCCACCTATAATACCTGAAAAATATCTAAATATAAATGGAAGCCCCATGAACCCATTTTCCAGGGATTATCCCAATGAATTCATCCAGACAGGTATATCAACCATAGACCTCTTAAATACCCTTGTCAGGGGTCAGAAATTACCTCTTTTTTCAGGTTCAGGATTGCCCCATTCACGTCTTGCCGTTCAAATAGCAAGACAGGCAAGGGTTTTAAAAACCGGTGAAAGATTTGCCGTTGTCTTTGCAGCAATGGGTATTACCTTTGAGGAGGCAGAGTTTTTTATTGCCGATTTTAGAAGGACAGGGGCAATAGAACGTTCTGTTGTCTTTGTCAACCTCGCCGATGACCCGCCAATAGAAAGGATAGCCCTACCGAGAATGGCTCTTACTGCCGCAGAATACCTTGCCTTTGAAAAGGATATGCATGTCCTTGTTATCATGACAGACATTACAAATTATTGTGAAGCCCTCAGAGAGATATCTGCAGCAAGGAGGGAGGTGCCTGGAAGAAGAGGATATCCAGGATATCTCTATACCGACCTTTCTACCATATATGAGAGGGCAGGGAGAATAAAGGGCAAAAAGGGTTCTATTACCCAGATTCCAGTCCTTACCATGCCTGAGGATGATAAAACACATCCTATACCTGACCTTACAGGATATATAACAGAGGGACAGATTATAATACATAGGGGGCTTAATGCAAGGGGGATCTATCCTCCTGTAGATGTCCTTCCATCACTTTCTCGGTTAAAGGATAAAGGGATAGGAGATGGAAAGACAAGAGAGGACCACGCAGATTTAATGAACCAGTTATATTCAGCCTATGCAAGGGGCAAGAATGCAAAAGAGCTTGCCGTAGTCCTTGGTGAATCTGCATTGAGTGATATAGACCTACTTTTTGTTAAATTCGCCGATGCATTTGAGGATAGGTTTATCCGTCAGGGCGAAAATGAAAATCGTCCCATAGAGGAGAGCATGAGGATAGGATGGGAGTTGTTATCTATGCTGCCAAGGGGTGAACTCAAGAGGATCAGGGATAAGTATATAGAAAAATATATGCCCAAGGTGTAGAGATGTCAGCAAGGCTTGCAGTAAACCCCACAAGGATGGAATTATTAAGGTTGAGAAAAAGGCTTGTAGTTGCCATAAGGGGACATAAGCTCTTGAAGGATAAACTTGATGGCTTGATGAAGGAATTTATGGCTCTTGCGGTTCAATACAAAGAATATAGATTAAAGGTAGACGAGAAGCTACCCGAGATACTAAAATTTTTTGTTATATCAGATATAACATCCTCTCGTCAGATAACAGAAGAAGCCTTAGAAAGCACAAGACAGGATATACAGTTGAATTTGAATAAAACAAGGATCATGGGTGTTGTGGTTCCCAAATTAGAGTTTGAATTCAAAGAAATCAAGGGCATGTATTCTTATATACATACATCGCCGGAGCTTGATATGGCCATCATTTCCCTCAAAGAGTTTATGCCTGTCTTTATAAAGATGGCAGAACTTGAAGAGGCAATCCGTCTCATGAGTGCTGAAATAGAAAAGACAAGGCGTAGGGTGAATGCCCTGGAATATACCGTCATCCCCAGGATGCAGGAGACTATAAAATTTATAACCAGCAAACTCGATGAAATGGAAAGGTCAAATACAAGTAGGCTTATGAAGATTAAGGCAATGAGGCTTGCCCAAGAATCTTAGTGTCTGTCTTATCTTTTTAATTTGCTTATATTTTCACAATCTGATATAAAATTAATCTGTTTCGTTTATATGAAAATTGAGGATTTTGATTATTTTTTACCAGAGGGTTTTGTCGCCCAATACCCGGAAAAAGATAGAGCATCCTCCCGTCTCCTCGTTTATGACAGAGCGAGATGCGCTATTGAACATAGGATTTTTAGGGATATAAAAGACTATTTTCAAGATGGTGATGTCCTTGTATTAAATAAGAGCAAGGTTTTACCGGCAAGATTAAAGGCAAAGAAAACAACAGGTGGAAGCTTGGAACTCACCCTTGTGGAGAGGATAGAAAAAAATAGATGGACTTGTCTTTTAAAAGGCATAAGGGGTAATGCAGGGAAATATAATATTTATATAGGGGATACACAGGCACGATTGGAAAAAGATAGAGAAAGCCAATTTTGGTTTGTTGACTTTCTATGTGATGGTGACAGTATGGATATGATAAAAACACATGGAATGATGCCTCTTCCGCCGTATATAAAGAGAAAGAATAAAGACGAGACAGATTTTGAGATGTATCAGACTGTATATGCCGAAGAAATTGGCTCTATTGCTGCCCCTACAGCAGGGCTCCACTTCACTGAAGATTTGTTGGAGGGCTTAAAAGACAAAGGCGTCCATATAGTTAAGATTACACTCCATATAGGTATAGGGACATTTCTCCTTATAAAGACAGAGGATGTAGAAGGCCACACGATGCACAGGGAGTATTATACAGTCCATGAATCCATAAAGGATATAATAAAGGATGCAAAATTGGAGGGAAAAAGGGTTTTTGCATGTGGAACAAGCTCTGTAAGGACTATAGAGTCTGTTTTCTCTGGTAATGGCAATATCCCCCTGAATGGATACACAGATTTATTCATATATCCAGGATATAGATTTAAGATTGTAGATTGTTTTATTACTAATTTTCATCTACCCAGGTCTACACCTCTGATGCTTGTGGCAGCATTTATGGGAAGGGATGCCCTTTTAAGATGCTATAAGGAAGCCATAGATAAAGGATATAGGTTTTACAGTTATGGCGATGCTATGCTGGTTGTTTGAAAAAGTGCCATAAAAAAGATTATTGATCTATTTTTTGAGCATTTATAAAGATTTGATTTTATGAAGGTTATTGAGATAATAAAAATAGATAGAGATGCAAGGCTTGGTTTTTTAAAGACACCTCATGGTGATGTAGAGACCCCTGTTTTTATGCCGGTAGGGACTCAAGGAACTATAAAGGCAGCAACCCATAGGGATCTTGAAGAGATAGGCGTGGAGATGATGTTATCCAATGCCTATCATCTTTATCTAAGACCAGGTGATACACTTATTAAAGAGATGGGCGGGATACATAAATTTTCAGGATGGAATAGGCCGATACTTACAGATAGTGGTGGTTATCAGATCTTTAGCCTTGGAGTGTTAAGGAAATTGAGGCCCGATGGCGTTGAATTCCAGTCTCATATAGATGGCTCAAGACATTTTCTAACCCCAGAGAGGGTCATAGATATTCAGAGAAATATAGGCTCTGATATATGGATGTGTCTTGATGAGTGTGCCCCATATCCCTCCACATATGAATATACAGAAAAATCAGTTGAACTCACCACAAGATGGGCAGAAAGGTGTAAAAATGCAAAAAACGGTGATGGTATTTTATTCGGTATAATACAGGGCGGATTCTATAAAGACCTGAGGGTCAGGTCTGCAAAGGACATCATTGATATGGATTTTGATGGATATGCCATAGGAGGACTCAGTGTGGGTGAGCCTAAGAGCCTCATGTGGGAGATGGTAGATGAGATAATAGATATGCTTCCCCATGACAAGCCGAGATACCTTATGGGTCTCGGTTTCCCTGAGGATATTGTAGAAGGTGTTAAAAGGGGAATAGATATGTTTGATTGCATAATACCAACAAGGGTTGCACGGAATGGAGGACTTTTTACCTGGGAAGGAAAGATCAACATAAAGAATGCAAGATACCAAAAAGATACAAGACCCATTGATGAAAACTGCGGATGCTATACCTGTAGGACTTATTCGAGGGCATTCCTCAGGCATCTCATGGTATCTCATGAGCTTACAAGTTTTTATCTGAATACCTTGCATAATATTTATTTTTATAATGAATTGCTCAAAAGGATACGACATGTTATAAGAAATAATATGTTCGAAGGTTTTTATAATGAATTCAAATCAAAATGGGAAGGAGGTGAAGTTAGTGATTAATATAGCTTATGCCATGGGGAATCAGGCAGCATCAGGAGGACAGGCAGGGGGCTCACAGTGGATGGGGTTGTTACCCCTTGTGCTCCTTTTTGTTGTATTCTATTTTTTGTTGATAAGACCTCAACAGAAAAAGGCAAAACAACAGAAGCAGTTTCTTGAAAACCTGAAGAAAGGTGATGAAGTTGTGACTTCAGGGGGCATTTATGGTAAAATAACAGGCATTACCAATGATACTGTAACCCTTGAGATTGCAGAAAAAATAAGGGTTAAGGTATTAAAATCTGCAGTAGTAACGCTGGCACCGAAAGGAGAATGATGTGGGAAGATATGAAAATGTTATTATAATCAATCCTGATTTATCAAAGGAAGAGGAAGATGAACTCCTCAAGAGGATAAGGGCAAACATAGAAAAGGCTGGTGGCAACATCGTGAAGATGGATGATTGGTCAGTTCGGAAGCTTGCGTATTCCATCAAGAAGAAAGATAGGGGACATTATTTCTTTATTCTTCTTGATATGGAAGAAGGCAACCTTACGGTCCT harbors:
- the queA gene encoding tRNA preQ1(34) S-adenosylmethionine ribosyltransferase-isomerase QueA — translated: MKIEDFDYFLPEGFVAQYPEKDRASSRLLVYDRARCAIEHRIFRDIKDYFQDGDVLVLNKSKVLPARLKAKKTTGGSLELTLVERIEKNRWTCLLKGIRGNAGKYNIYIGDTQARLEKDRESQFWFVDFLCDGDSMDMIKTHGMMPLPPYIKRKNKDETDFEMYQTVYAEEIGSIAAPTAGLHFTEDLLEGLKDKGVHIVKITLHIGIGTFLLIKTEDVEGHTMHREYYTVHESIKDIIKDAKLEGKRVFACGTSSVRTIESVFSGNGNIPLNGYTDLFIYPGYRFKIVDCFITNFHLPRSTPLMLVAAFMGRDALLRCYKEAIDKGYRFYSYGDAMLVV
- the tgt gene encoding tRNA guanosine(34) transglycosylase Tgt is translated as MKVIEIIKIDRDARLGFLKTPHGDVETPVFMPVGTQGTIKAATHRDLEEIGVEMMLSNAYHLYLRPGDTLIKEMGGIHKFSGWNRPILTDSGGYQIFSLGVLRKLRPDGVEFQSHIDGSRHFLTPERVIDIQRNIGSDIWMCLDECAPYPSTYEYTEKSVELTTRWAERCKNAKNGDGILFGIIQGGFYKDLRVRSAKDIIDMDFDGYAIGGLSVGEPKSLMWEMVDEIIDMLPHDKPRYLMGLGFPEDIVEGVKRGIDMFDCIIPTRVARNGGLFTWEGKINIKNARYQKDTRPIDENCGCYTCRTYSRAFLRHLMVSHELTSFYLNTLHNIYFYNELLKRIRHVIRNNMFEGFYNEFKSKWEGGEVSD
- the yajC gene encoding preprotein translocase subunit YajC, whose product is MINIAYAMGNQAASGGQAGGSQWMGLLPLVLLFVVFYFLLIRPQQKKAKQQKQFLENLKKGDEVVTSGGIYGKITGITNDTVTLEIAEKIRVKVLKSAVVTLAPKGE
- the rpsF gene encoding 30S ribosomal protein S6; protein product: MGRYENVIIINPDLSKEEEDELLKRIRANIEKAGGNIVKMDDWSVRKLAYSIKKKDRGHYFFILLDMEEGNLTVLGKFYKNIDAILRHMFVRVEDDEKGPEKEPEQVVFDELEGEFA